Within the Rosa rugosa chromosome 2, drRosRugo1.1, whole genome shotgun sequence genome, the region ATTGGGTTTGCAGCAGAAGGATTGCATCGAAATGAGCTGGGTTGAATCAATTCTGTTTTGGGCTAGCTACCCTATTGGGACTTCCCTTGATGTTTTGCTCAGTAGGGTTCCAAAGGGACTAACATTCCTGAAGCGGAAATCAGATTATGTGCAGGAACCGATTTCAAAGACAGATTTGGAAGCTTTGTGGAAAGTGATGATAGAAATTGGTGATGGTGGAATGCTGTGGAATCCTTATGGAGGAAAAATGAGTGAGATTTCAGCCACTGAAACTCCATTTCCACATAGAGCAGGCAACATATTCAAGATCCAATATTCATTTAACTGGAAAGATGGAGAGCTTGAGACTACCAACAGGTACTTAAATTTGACTAGACAACTTCATGAGGCAATGACTCCTCATGTGTCCAAGAATCCAAGGGAGGCTTTTCTCAACTACCGGGATATCGACATTGGAACCAATACAGAGGGTGAATACAAGGAAGGAGAAGTGTATGGGATTAAGTACTTCAAGCACAATTTTGGAAGATTAGTTCGGATTAAAACAAAGGTAGATCCTGATAATTTCTTTAGAAATGAACAGAGCATTCCAACTCTTCCGCCCCAAGTATTATGAAGGAGGAGCAGAGTTCAGTGTTTGATTCTATACGGtgcaaagaaataaaactaGAGAATATTGTGCTTCTATTTATTATGTACAAGTGCCAACCACTTTTCTCTTGTTTTGTTAGTTTGATTTATCATATATGAAATTATAAATAATGTATTAAGTACACCTCTGTACTAGACCAATACAACAAGGCCAGAATATATCTCAAGGGAAGAACACCTCAGTGCTAGACCAACATACAACAAGGCCaacagagaaaagaaagattacATAAATATCTGAACAATAGCACAGTCAAAAGAAGCAGAAACAAAATGCACCAGATTTCGTTCAGCAACAGCTATATGGTATCCAACCATTTCTCTATTGTCAGGTTTATAAACTTATTGGTAGTCTCAAGCTATTCGTCATGGGATGTAGCTCAACCATCTCTCAATTGTCTCCATCCTAGTTGAGGAAGTAGCTCTTGGTGAAATTGAAATATAGCCATGTAGGCATTCACCCTTCTCAGTTCTCCATTATGTGGTTTCCTTGTCATCATTGGAAACCGCATTTTCTCACAGAGTAAGCAACATTTTCAAGATTCAATATCCAGGTAATTGGCATGACATATGGCTTGAGACTACCAATAAGTTTATAAACCTGACTAACTTCATGAAGCAAAGATTTCTAATGTATCCAAGATTAGGGAGGCTTTTACTATGTACCAAGTCAAAGGGTAAACATGAGTAATTTTTAAACATTATTATAACAGAGTTAAGATACTAAAAATTTCTTCAGAAATGAACAGAGTATTCCAACTGTTCTGCCCAAGGCATTATGAAGGCAGAGAAGCAAACAAATTTTGCTTTATTACTACGGAAGAAAATAACAGTTGGAAGAAACTTTCTGGGCATTAGATAATACCGTGCTCCCATTAGTTACTCAAGCGCTTCGACTTGATAGATCACTACATTTACACCAAGAAATCAAGCAAAGATAACTCACTAAAATGAAGGAGTTTGATACAACAACACAGCACCGGGAAAAAGAATCAGAAACAACCCTAACCATGCCCCATTCATTTGTAAAGAGGTTACCATTGTCAACTGAAGTCTTACCATTACTGGTGTCCAAAGTTATTCTTGCAATAATTGCTGAACGACCACAAAGTTGTGTACTTCCTTGATCAAAGTCTCTACATAATCAAGTTCTCGCTTGTCCAATTCATCCAACAAGTTTCCATGCTCCAATGATGCAATAGCTTTCCATTTCAACCTAAGCTTTGAGAGCTTAATCAGAATTGAACCAAAACTGTTGGGAAGAATTTCAAAATGATATTCGCCTCGAGGCTTAGAGACTTTCTGTCCGTGACGAACAACCAGCACCTGATATATTTCTTTTGCCAAAGGCTCTACATTGTCCAACCATTTCTCCATTTTCTCGAGTTCCCGTTTCAAGTAAGAATCGGAGGAAGTATTAGCTCTCCCTTTCATAGTCTCAACAAATGCTCTCCATGTGTCTTCTACTCCATGTTCGTACAAGCAAGAAAACAAACCCTTTGTGGCAAGAGTTAACTTCACTTCGGATATGATATAAAGCTCCGTCAGTATACTCAAAATCTGTTCTTGATCCCCCATAATTTTCAGCTTTTTATAAAAAGGCTGATCCATGACTATAGTGCGATGTCCTATAGGCTGGTTGCCATCCTTTCGTCTCTCCGCACAGAATCCACGGACCTTGAGGTTTTCGATTTGCCCTTTTAGACTTGCAGTTCTACCTCTTTGCATATGTCTAAATTCCAAATCCCACAACTCCAATATTACCATTAAGTCTAGTAGTCTACACATTGGCAACCAATCATTTAGATCCCTGAATAACTTAAACATGTAGAACAACAGAAACGCTTGGAAACAGAGAGAAACCAGAGCTTAATTTCTTTAGTTTCAAAAAGAACATAGAAACTTAATGTTAGAGACCACAGCAAAGGAGAAATAGCAATTATTCACATCTACAACAAAGATTCAAAATTTGAAGCAAATAAATCTCCAAAATTATTACTGGGGATCAACTAAACTAACAATTAGAAGGCGAGCCTAAAAtgcaaaaaagtaaataaaaaaaattaaggcgATGCATACCCTTTGTCCTTCTGCCAAAAAGAACGAACAAACTGGGTCCTTTGGAACTGTGTCCTGCAAGGTAAATTCAATATTACAGTCAATGTGGTACTAGAAAAtgaagatcaaaattgaaaacccaAGAGATTGGAGAAACAATGCAGCATTGAAAGCTTACTGACCTCTGAAAAGGGAAACGGAAGCCGGAACGGGCCAGATAATTCCGGGTAGAGGAGAAGGACATGATTCGCCGACAGTAGTGAGTCTAACTAGAATAAGCTTAAACTTCAGAGGTAGATCGTACTTGGTGATGGAAAATTTTTATTgcgaaaaaagaaaatagaaacttttttttttttatcccatAGCCATATCATCAAATATGCAAACATATGAAGACATATTGAAAATAGAGCTACAAGATTTAATTAGAATAGACAAAAATTTGCAAGAGTTAGGTTATATGATAATTCTGTATAGAAATCCTCATATGCTAAGAAGTGATTTCTTTTGTGGGGGCTagttatccaaatttgaagaaaaTATGCATTCTATGGGAGCTAAATTTCTTtatacaaaaaaagaagaagaaaaaaaactgaatttttatataaaattatacatacatGCCCTTATCTTTTCAGTGGGAGTCACTGCCCTGAAGCTATCTTCGTTAATGAACTCAAATCCTGAATCATGTGTGTGAATCATAATTCTTTAATTTTGATGACATTGACAAATTAGATGTAAATTTGGCAATTTTGTAATCATTGTTATATTTTACACTCTACCTCTTTCACTGTATGAAAGTTTATGACCTAAATGTTCAATAATTGGCGGTTTATCATTTTTTTAGGGTGGtt harbors:
- the LOC133733717 gene encoding uncharacterized protein LOC133733717 isoform X2, whose translation is MSFSSTRNYLARSGFRFPFQRTQFQRTQFVRSFWQKDKGHMQRGRTASLKGQIENLKVRGFCAERRKDGNQPIGHRTIVMDQPFYKKLKIMGDQEQILSILTELYIISEVKLTLATKGLFSCLYEHGVEDTWRAFVETMKGRANTSSDSYLKRELEKMEKWLDNVEPLAKEIYQVLVVRHGQKVSKPRGEYHFEILPNSFGSILIKLSKLRLKWKAIASLEHGNLLDELDKRELDYVETLIKEVHNFVVVQQLLQE
- the LOC133733717 gene encoding uncharacterized protein LOC133733717 isoform X1, with amino-acid sequence MSFSSTRNYLARSGFRFPFQRTQFQRTQFVRSFWQKDKGLLDLMVILELWDLEFRHMQRGRTASLKGQIENLKVRGFCAERRKDGNQPIGHRTIVMDQPFYKKLKIMGDQEQILSILTELYIISEVKLTLATKGLFSCLYEHGVEDTWRAFVETMKGRANTSSDSYLKRELEKMEKWLDNVEPLAKEIYQVLVVRHGQKVSKPRGEYHFEILPNSFGSILIKLSKLRLKWKAIASLEHGNLLDELDKRELDYVETLIKEVHNFVVVQQLLQE